In the Carboxydothermus hydrogenoformans Z-2901 genome, one interval contains:
- a CDS encoding carbon monoxide dehydrogenase accessory protein CooC, giving the protein MKLAVAGKGGVGKTTVAAGLIKIMASDYDKIYAVDGDPDSCLGQTLGLSIEEAYAITPLIEMKDEIREKTGDGGLLILNPKVDGDLDKYGRYIDDKIFLIRMGEIKKGGSQCYCRENSFLGSVVSALFLDKKEAVVMDMGAGIEHLTRGTAKAVDMMIAVIEPNLNSIKTGLNIEKLAGDLGIKKVRYVINKVRNIKEEKLIKKHLPEDKILGIIPYNELFIELSLKGEEIWQSTNPAFVNLHDIYQKLRLEVG; this is encoded by the coding sequence TTGAAGTTAGCGGTTGCAGGAAAAGGCGGAGTGGGAAAAACCACAGTGGCAGCAGGCTTAATAAAAATTATGGCTTCCGATTACGATAAGATTTATGCCGTTGACGGCGATCCAGATAGCTGTTTAGGGCAAACCTTGGGTCTGTCCATTGAAGAAGCTTATGCTATAACTCCTTTAATCGAAATGAAAGATGAAATAAGAGAAAAAACCGGGGATGGGGGGCTTTTAATCTTAAATCCTAAGGTTGATGGTGATCTTGATAAGTACGGTCGTTATATTGATGACAAAATTTTCTTAATTCGCATGGGGGAAATAAAAAAAGGTGGATCCCAATGCTACTGCCGGGAAAATTCTTTTTTGGGTTCAGTAGTAAGTGCGTTATTTTTGGATAAAAAAGAAGCGGTTGTCATGGATATGGGAGCTGGTATTGAACACTTAACCCGGGGTACGGCCAAAGCGGTTGACATGATGATTGCGGTAATTGAACCAAATTTAAACAGCATTAAAACTGGCTTAAATATTGAAAAATTAGCGGGGGATTTGGGCATAAAAAAGGTGCGCTATGTGATTAACAAAGTTAGGAATATTAAGGAAGAAAAACTTATTAAAAAGCATTTGCCTGAAGATAAGATTCTGGGCATTATACCGTATAATGAACTATTTATAGAACTTTCATTAAAAGGCGAAGAGATTTGGCAGTCTACAAATCCGGCTTTTGTAAATCTTCATGACATATACCAAAAATTGCGTTTGGAGGTGGGATAA
- a CDS encoding ABC1 kinase family protein, whose translation MFPLTPKHLSRFREIARIFTEFGFGFILTYLKRPAALDKVEINEYRLIELAGNLREMLEKLGPTFIKLGQVLSTQRDLLPKPFQAELEKLQDRVTPVPFEVIASYIEKNLGSPLHDIFIEFDENPIASASIGQVYRAKLKNGKNVVVKVKRPGVDELIKTDLQILYQIASFIQNKTNWGKINKPLRMWEELKSSLERELDYTGEARNIENFRQNIKYKKLIIPEVFWNFTNENILVLEAVYGIKVSERFQLIEMGIDLDQLARDLVEIFILQILEDGYFHADPHPGNIAITPLGDIILYDFGMVGFLNPWLREILITLLISVVRKDFARISELLIELSQRQDIIPAEIKKDVREILNRYYFVPLSSLSLGELLKELLNLAQKHEIIIPPEIVLVAKTIIALEGIVKNLNSNLSVAELAEPLATNLLRKRIFKFPSFKKVALDLYNLVDKLFALPGMLESSLANLEKAKFTLKIEERQLERQVTSFAKSIQFLAIVIFYAAYFLGSPAILNALPADQKGKIFIFITVVYFTGGYILWKKHLL comes from the coding sequence GTGTTTCCTTTAACACCAAAGCACCTTTCAAGGTTTCGTGAAATTGCCCGTATTTTTACTGAATTTGGTTTTGGCTTTATTTTAACTTATTTAAAAAGGCCAGCAGCACTGGATAAAGTGGAAATCAACGAATACCGTTTAATTGAACTGGCCGGGAATTTAAGGGAAATGTTAGAAAAATTAGGACCAACATTTATCAAACTTGGACAAGTTTTAAGTACGCAAAGAGACTTACTTCCCAAGCCCTTTCAAGCTGAACTGGAAAAATTACAGGATAGAGTAACCCCGGTTCCTTTTGAAGTTATAGCTTCATATATTGAGAAGAACTTGGGCTCTCCCCTGCACGATATCTTTATTGAGTTTGATGAAAATCCCATTGCCAGCGCTTCCATAGGGCAAGTATACCGGGCCAAGCTTAAAAACGGAAAAAATGTGGTTGTAAAAGTAAAACGACCGGGGGTTGATGAACTGATTAAAACTGACCTGCAAATTCTATATCAAATTGCTTCCTTTATTCAAAACAAAACCAACTGGGGAAAAATTAATAAACCTTTGCGAATGTGGGAAGAATTAAAATCAAGCTTGGAAAGGGAATTAGATTACACCGGGGAAGCACGGAATATAGAAAATTTCAGGCAAAATATAAAATATAAAAAACTAATTATTCCCGAAGTGTTCTGGAACTTTACCAATGAAAACATCTTAGTTTTAGAAGCGGTTTACGGTATTAAAGTAAGTGAACGCTTCCAGCTAATTGAAATGGGTATCGATTTGGACCAGTTAGCTCGAGATTTAGTGGAAATTTTTATTTTGCAGATTTTAGAAGACGGCTATTTTCATGCTGATCCCCATCCGGGCAACATTGCAATAACTCCGCTGGGGGACATTATTTTGTATGACTTTGGGATGGTAGGTTTTTTAAATCCGTGGTTAAGGGAAATACTAATCACTTTATTAATAAGTGTAGTAAGGAAGGATTTTGCAAGGATTTCCGAGTTATTAATTGAATTAAGTCAAAGACAAGACATAATTCCAGCGGAAATAAAAAAAGATGTTCGGGAAATTTTAAATCGCTATTATTTCGTCCCATTATCTTCTTTATCGTTAGGAGAATTATTAAAAGAGTTATTAAACCTTGCCCAAAAGCACGAAATAATAATTCCACCGGAAATTGTTTTAGTAGCGAAAACAATTATTGCTTTAGAAGGAATAGTGAAGAATTTAAACAGTAACTTATCGGTAGCCGAATTAGCGGAGCCGTTAGCAACCAATCTTTTACGGAAACGAATTTTTAAGTTTCCATCCTTTAAAAAAGTTGCCTTAGATTTATATAACTTAGTTGACAAGCTTTTTGCTTTGCCAGGAATGTTAGAAAGTAGTTTAGCAAACTTAGAAAAAGCTAAATTCACTCTCAAAATAGAAGAACGTCAATTAGAAAGACAAGTAACTTCGTTTGCTAAAAGTATTCAGTTTTTAGCAATAGTTATCTTTTATGCAGCTTATTTTTTGGGTTCTCCGGCAATTTTAAATGCTCTTCCGGCAGACCAGAAAGGTAAAATCTTTATTTTTATAACTGTTGTTTATTTTACCGGTGGGTACATTTTATGGAAAAAGCATCTGCTTTAG